The Calonectris borealis chromosome 28, bCalBor7.hap1.2, whole genome shotgun sequence genome segment AACGGGCCTTCTCAGGGCTGCTTGGCCTGGAGCAGCTGACCATCGAGAAGTGCAATCTGACCTCCATCTCAGCCGAGTCGCTCTCCTACCTCCAGAACCTGGAGGTGCTGCGGCTCCGGCACCTCAGCATCTCCGCACTGGAGGACCAAAACTTCAAGAAGCTCTACAACCTCCTGCAGCTGGAGATCGACAACTGGCCACTGCTGGAAGACGTCTCCCCCACCAGCTTCCAGGGCCTGAACCTCACCTCACTCTCCATCACCTACACGAACATCACAGCCGTGCCCGCCGCTGCCTTGAGGAACCTGGTGTACCTCCGGTACCTGAACCTGTCCTACAACCCCATTAGCACTGTGCTGAAGGGCTCCTTTAAAGACCTCATCCGGCTCCAGGAGCTCCACATCGTGGGTGCTCTGTTGGTGTCCGTAGAGCCGCAGGCTTTCTCTGGCCTGAGACAAATCCGGCTGCTCAACCTCTCCAGCAACTTTCTCTCCACGCTGGAGGAGAGCACCTTCCATTCCGTCAACACGCTGGAGACGCTGCGGGTGGACAGGAACCCCCTGGCCTGCGACTGCCGCCTGCTCTGGATCCTGCAGCGACGGAAGACGCTCAACTTCGACGGGCAGCAGCCCATGTGCTCCTCGCCGCCCGAAATCCAGGGCAACGCCCTGCGCGACTTCCCGGACTCCGTGCTCTTCGAGTACTTCACCTGCCAGAAGCCCAAGATAAGGGATCGGAAGCTGCAGCACGTGACAGCCCGGGAAGGGCAGTCCGTGTCCTTCCTCTGCCGGGCGGAtggggagccggacccctccatcgcctgggtgtCCCCCCAGCACCGCATGATCACCACCCGCAGCACGGGGCGGGCGACGGTGCTGCCCGGGGGCACGCTGGAGATCCGCtttgcccaggtgcaggacagCGGCACCTACATCTGCATCGCCAGCAACGCGGGAGGCAACGACACCTACTTCGCTACCCTGACAGTCAAGGGGCGGCCAGCCGACGGTTCCCACTATGCGAACCGAACTTTGTACCTCAGCGAGTTCAACGACACCTCCCACAACGACACACAAGTCTTCTTGAAGTTTACGTTGGACCTCAAGACCATCCTGGTCTCCACGGCCATGGGCTGCATCACCTTCCTGGGCGTGGTgctcttctgcttcctcctcctcttcgtcTGGAGCCGGGGTCGGGGGCAGCACAAGAACAACTTCTCAGTGGAGTACTCCTTCCGCAAGGTGGACggtcccaccaccaccaccggccAAGGAGGAGCCAGGAAGTTCAACATGAAGATGATCTGAGCCTCTCCCAGAGGAGAACCATTGTCTGCTGCCAGGCACGGCCACGGCAGGACGGGGCCATGGGGGGTGTGGGAGCACTGGTGATGTCCCAGGGCTGGCGGCAAGACCTCACTGTGCTGGGACGTGGCTGGAGACATGCCGTGGGCCAGCAGGGTCGGAACCGCATGGACCTTGGAGTCAGGGAGCGATGACCCCGGCTGTCCCAGCCCCGCGGTGAGCCCTCGGGGCACAATGGCTCAGGGGCCGTCCCGGCTCCAGGGGCTCCCAATGTAGCCGACATTTTTGCTACCAACTATGCATTTCTCTAGCCAAGAGATCAGCAGCGTTTGGGCCTGGGAAAAcaactgcttcctttttttcccttctttccctttttttttaagagactctCTGGAAAACTTTCCTGGTGGTTGTTTATggttcttctcttttcttgttgctggtttttttttttggttcaatgattatttttttttaaatgaatttccaAGAGAAAAGTCTTCCGAGGCGatgcagggctggggtgctgggggaggttgTGGCAAGCCGGGGgtctcccccagccccttggcAAAGCTGGCACAGCCGTGCCTTGAGAGCTTCCCATCGGCTCTTAAGACGTGGCATCTGCAAACACGGGTGCCCGGGGATGCTCCTGCACAAGCAATAATAACCCACCCAAGGCTGGGCTCTGAGGAGGTGTCAgccagaaaaaaagggagaaaggtcATTAAAATCAGGAGGAGCTGCCCCAGAGTGATGACAGGCCCCATCTTTGCATCCCCCCAAGCCGCTGCGGCAGTGGCCGGGGTGAAGGGGTGGGTGGTCGGGATTCGTATGGGTGCAAAAGGCATTTTTGGGTCCATTTTCTTTGGTTTGCAAAGCCGAAGTCTAACAGGAGAACAGGAGCTGGCTCGTCCTGCACAGGGAGGCCGTACAGCCCAGGAACGAAGAGGAGAGAAAGGCTTGGAACAAGCAGCTTGGAAACCGAAGGCAAAGCAAATACAAGGAGAAGCTCCTGGCTCGCACCTCCATCGCGTCCACCTGGATCCTGCACCCTCCGGTGCTGGGGACCGCGGGTCGGTGTCCCCGGGCTCCACTCCGTGCTGCCACAGGGGTGGTCCCCagcttcccttcccacccctttCCCAGGGCAGCACTGGCTTTGGCTCGGGACGTAGGTTTTTGGGTGGGagaaggagcagagctggcaCAGCTGGAAGGGAGGAGCCTGGATGGGACTTAGACAGGCCGGGGAGCCCATcgcttcctccttctcctcctcctcccaccctgtgCATCCCCAGGGGTTGCTGCAGGTCCCCATTCCTGCAGGCACGTCCCCCCAGCTGGATGTCCCTTCTCCAGCTGGCGGCAGTCAGGCTGGCCACGCTGGCTTCGGGAGCGGGAGAAGgcagctgcctggctcctgccaggCATCCCCTGGCCTTCggagctgtgctggaggcaggagcTCCTGAGGGGTCGGGGCTGTGGGCCCCCCGTGAGCTTCACTGCGTGGGGCACAAGTGAGAGCGGCTGCTCGGGTAATGCCCTGCACTCCATCCCACTGCCCCCCTCCCATGGCTGTTGGGTGCCCCCTGGCCCCCAGCTGAGCCTCAGAGGGGTGAAGGAGCCGGCGGGCTCggcacccagccctcctccccaaGGTGCTcgctgggctgcagctggtcactgccaggatctggcccccggcctggggatggggggtgctgcccatctctccccagccctcccctgctgTGGGTCCGGCCGTTGCCCGCAGCCCCTTCGCATGCCCGGTGCCCCCTCGCTCCCCGAGCCGTGCATGCCGTCTCGTACCGGGGGTCCTACCGGCGTCACCCGCGCGCCCTTGTTCAGTgtctgggtttttgttttgttttttttttttaccgcgggggggcagggggtggggagggggtcaggCACGGACCCTTGCAGCCGGGAACAAAGGCAGGTTTGGGCAGTGCAGACCTGGCAGTTTTATATGTAACGAGCATGTGAAATGTATTTGCAggggggcaaagaaaaaaaaaaaaaagggacttttgtggcttgtttggtttttccccctttccttcgcCATGTGGCTCAAATAAGAAAAGCCAAAGTCGGCGGAGAAAGTCCAAGCAGGGTTGAGCGTGAGCGTGGAGCTGGGCAGGACCCAGAAAGGACTGTCGGAGCCGCTTGCACCATGTGCAGGATTCGTGCCTTCGTGCTCCCCAGACCTGCTCCAGCCCGAAGGGTGTCCCGGGGTTCAGGCAGATGTTAAACCTCCAGAGCTCGGTTTAGGATGATCGTCCATCCCAGAAAACCAGCAGGAAAACCCagactgggagaactgggagggCTGGAGGTCGGGTGAAGCTGGAAGCGCAGCACCCCTAGGCGTCCCTCGCTGCAGGCAAGGACCCTTTTGATGCCAAAGTGCAGGGTCCAGCCAGTGGCTTAATGACGTTTGACCAACCTCGTTTAGAAATGAGATTCGCCTACATGTGACAAATGAACTGGAAGCAAATCTGCCAGGTTTAAGGCAGTGATGGCTGGAAActcggcggcagcagcagcgggtcACCGCAGCGCCCAGCTGGGCTTGGGGTTTGCAACCTGGTCATCACCACCGTCACCCCTGCAAACCCCTTAATAAACAATGCTAAACGAACTTTCAGAGGGTACTAAAGTCCTTATTAATAATTAATGAATGATTAATGCGCATGTGTTAACAAACTGCCACTGCTATTAAtctattattaattattaatagagTGTTTATAAGTATGCCCTTAAGCTGAAGGGTGCCAAGCCAGCACCGTACCTCCTCGTTGCAGGGAAATTGGGGGCGAGGGGACGAGGTGTTAAAAGGCTTCGCATGCAAATGGGTTTGCGCACACGTGCACGTACACACACGCGGCCAAACCTCTCCGATGAAACTGGAAATCTGGGCACTGGGGGTCTGTGCCGCATctggctggggaaactgaggcacagaggggcACTGCAGTATGGCCAAGGGGCAGAAGCCagtggcactgggggggggtccccctctTGAAGTGACCTTCTCGGTCCCCTTCCCCATCCTGTCAGCCCCAGGGGACACCCTACCCCATGCAAGGCCATCCCTGCCCTTGGCTGAGCTGCCATCACCCATGAGGCGCTCGGCTATCCTGGTGTCCCCTTGCCCCCTTCCCCTGCTTGGGCACCATCTGTCCTTGTGTCCCCAGCAAAGGGGCTGCTACACCTCCCCAAAGCCCCCGTTTCCCTCTTTCCTCAGCGGCTggcctgtccccatgccagcccCCAGTCCTAGCCTTCCCAGCATGGGACTCGGCTCCCAGCATGGGAGCTTGCGGGGTGGTAGAAGCAAAGCTGGAGAAAAGGGCCCTGGGCCAGTTCCCAGCCTCTGCACCCTGAAATTCCACACCCCACAGCTGCCCGGGGACCCAGGGAGGCTGCCAGCACCTGAAGGAGGGTGGACCCGGTTGCCCTGGGCCTCCTGCAGCCCCCACAGCTGGGGCAAGAGCTCTCGGGGGCATAAAAGAGGAAATTGGggatttttcctctcatttcctgCACGAAAAAATATTGCATGGCACAAGAGCACCCAGGAGGTTAAGGGTCGGTCTTCCAGCTCGCGCCATTCTCAAGtgcgcacctcgaatcctgtgttcagttttgggcccctcactacaagaaggacgtggaggtgctggagcgtgtccagaggagggcaacgaagctggtgaagggcctggagcacaagtcttatgaggagcggctgagggaactgggggtgttcagcctggagaagaggaggctgaggggagacctcatcgctctacaactgcctgaaaggaggttgtagcgaggtgggggttggtctcttctcccaagtaacagcgataggatgagaggaaatggcctcaagttgtaccagaggaggtttaggctggacattaggagaaatttctttactgaaagagtggtcaggccttggaacaggctgcccagggaagtggtggagtcaccatccctggaagtatttaaaagacatgcagatgaggcacttagggacatggtgtagtgggcatggtggtgttgggttgacggttggactcgatgatcttagaggtcttttccaaccttaatgattctatgattctatgatgggcCTGGGTGCACCATGGCCTCGGGGACACCCATGGAAGCCAGGGCTGAGTGCAGCTGCTCCTTCAGCAGCTTTGGGGGGATGAGAATTGCCGGGACTGAAGATGCTGAGAAACCAGCTCAGGTGGTTTCGGTGCCCAGCCCCGCCCAACAGGTACCGGCCCGACCTGTCCTGAGCCGAGAGTCCCCGGAGCAGTGATATATtgagaataacaacaaaaaaaaaacctaccaaaaattaaagacaattagaaaaatgcaattttccagGTGGTGCATTTAAAGATCGTATCTTCCACTGGGAAGAGAAACCAATTTCCTTACAAATTAA includes the following:
- the LINGO3 gene encoding leucine-rich repeat and immunoglobulin-like domain-containing nogo receptor-interacting protein 3; the protein is MLYTMTCWLLVLVLHLVLLSTPRAAACPARCECAPQIKSVVCHRKRLTSIPEGIPTETKILELNKNRIRCLNPGDLSPYPLLEELDFSENIISNVEPGAFSNLFNLQTLRLRGNQLKLIPPGVFTKLTNLTLLDISENKLVILLDYMFQDLRNLKSLEVGDNDLVYISQRAFSGLLGLEQLTIEKCNLTSISAESLSYLQNLEVLRLRHLSISALEDQNFKKLYNLLQLEIDNWPLLEDVSPTSFQGLNLTSLSITYTNITAVPAAALRNLVYLRYLNLSYNPISTVLKGSFKDLIRLQELHIVGALLVSVEPQAFSGLRQIRLLNLSSNFLSTLEESTFHSVNTLETLRVDRNPLACDCRLLWILQRRKTLNFDGQQPMCSSPPEIQGNALRDFPDSVLFEYFTCQKPKIRDRKLQHVTAREGQSVSFLCRADGEPDPSIAWVSPQHRMITTRSTGRATVLPGGTLEIRFAQVQDSGTYICIASNAGGNDTYFATLTVKGRPADGSHYANRTLYLSEFNDTSHNDTQVFLKFTLDLKTILVSTAMGCITFLGVVLFCFLLLFVWSRGRGQHKNNFSVEYSFRKVDGPTTTTGQGGARKFNMKMI